In one window of Gemmatimonadota bacterium DNA:
- a CDS encoding MFS transporter, which yields MTTPPAPHDAYAALRVPDFRRFILFLLAQTLATMMQGVVVGWQLYQVTRDPLALGLVGLAEAVPFIACALPAGQLADRLDRRHMCLAALVVLTGCSAALFGMSRAGLVRADTAWAVYAVIFVSGIARSFLQPTRTALAADLVPRDLYVNSITWRSSTWQFAAVAGPALGGVLLGLAGPTVTYGVATALMAGAWLCLARVATRLRPAAADGAAGLAGLLEGVYFVRTQPVLLGALTLDLFSVLFAGAEALLPVFAAEILHVGAPGLGVLRAAPAAGSVLMSVYLSHRPLRGRMGRTLLWSVVAYGFCITGFGLSTSFLLSVALLALSGVFDNVSVVLRSTLLQTLTPRHLLGRVAAVNAVFIGSSNEIGAFESGVAARLVGTIPAVVAGGLVPVLVVALIAWRVPALHRLETVT from the coding sequence GTGACCACGCCCCCGGCCCCGCACGACGCCTACGCCGCCCTCCGGGTCCCGGACTTCCGGCGCTTCATCCTCTTCCTGCTGGCCCAGACGCTCGCCACCATGATGCAGGGCGTGGTGGTGGGGTGGCAACTCTACCAGGTGACGCGGGACCCGCTCGCGCTCGGCCTCGTCGGGCTGGCCGAGGCGGTGCCGTTCATCGCCTGCGCGCTCCCGGCCGGCCAGCTGGCCGACCGGCTCGACCGCCGCCACATGTGCCTGGCGGCGCTGGTGGTGCTGACCGGGTGCAGCGCCGCGCTGTTCGGGATGTCGCGCGCCGGGCTGGTGCGGGCCGACACCGCCTGGGCGGTGTACGCGGTGATCTTCGTGAGCGGGATCGCGCGCAGCTTCCTGCAGCCCACCCGCACCGCGCTCGCCGCCGACCTGGTCCCACGCGACCTCTACGTCAACTCGATCACCTGGCGCAGCTCCACCTGGCAGTTCGCGGCCGTGGCCGGCCCGGCGCTGGGGGGCGTGCTGCTCGGCCTCGCGGGGCCCACCGTCACCTACGGGGTGGCCACGGCGCTGATGGCGGGCGCCTGGCTCTGCCTGGCCCGGGTGGCCACCCGGCTGCGCCCGGCCGCGGCGGATGGCGCCGCCGGCCTCGCGGGCCTGCTCGAGGGCGTGTACTTCGTGCGCACCCAGCCGGTGCTGCTCGGCGCCCTCACGCTCGACCTCTTCTCGGTGCTCTTCGCCGGCGCCGAGGCGCTGCTGCCGGTGTTCGCGGCGGAGATCCTGCACGTGGGCGCGCCGGGGCTGGGCGTGCTGCGTGCCGCGCCGGCCGCCGGCTCGGTGCTCATGTCGGTGTACCTGTCGCACCGGCCGCTGCGGGGCCGGATGGGCCGGACGCTGCTCTGGTCGGTGGTGGCCTACGGCTTCTGCATCACGGGGTTCGGGCTGTCCACCAGCTTCCTGCTCTCGGTGGCGCTGCTGGCGCTCTCGGGAGTGTTCGACAACGTGAGCGTGGTGCTCCGCTCCACGCTGCTGCAGACCCTGACCCCCCGGCACCTGCTGGGACGGGTCGCCGCGGTCAACGCGGTGTTCATCGGGTCCTCCAACGAGATCGGCGCCTTCGAGTCGGGCGTGGCCGCGCGGCTGGTCGGCACCATCCCCGCCGTGGTGGCGGGCGGGCTGGTGCCGGTGCTGGTGGTGGCGCTCATCGCCTGGCGGGTGCCGGCCCTCCATCGCCTGGAGACGGTCACATGA
- a CDS encoding GAF domain-containing protein has translation MLNTAEGIPFDPTAQQVLARQWGALVAGRERGNALMQAAGVRGLVRASWHRSAGAAVHPALDAAPVVLDAGQVAVVSEGSDWVDVARQSVVRQQQSYTGSGHVLTLFDHEARMLASDGDPAALDGLAEINFRPGGLWAEAVVGTNGPGTALATGQATHIVGAEHYCERWHRWHCAAVPIRDPATERIAGVLDISGFREQAHPHTLNLAQALVVAIEQTLATREVERRFLTLQHFTSLTVRYPGDPILALDRGGRIVGATPSLAPALAEALAAEVRRAEHLPRESGVPVPVGDRGAALWFPVLQGRTIVGGCLVLAGGATLAGSEGIPFRPGDVKVYARRFFEAGARDLGRLAVEVEPAVYDALQAYDWPGNVRELKNVIRRVLLATTRQVRLHDLPRSIREAYAGSCDAPSSAIDREDALLMEVVNSSTTMAEAAARLGITRSTLYRRMARFGLTPTRVVRRQ, from the coding sequence TTGCTCAACACCGCCGAGGGAATCCCGTTCGACCCCACCGCCCAGCAGGTGCTGGCGCGGCAGTGGGGCGCGCTGGTGGCCGGCCGGGAGCGGGGCAACGCGCTGATGCAGGCTGCGGGGGTGCGCGGGCTGGTGCGGGCCTCCTGGCATCGCAGCGCCGGCGCCGCGGTGCACCCCGCCCTGGACGCCGCGCCGGTGGTGCTCGACGCCGGGCAGGTGGCGGTCGTCTCCGAGGGCTCGGACTGGGTGGACGTGGCGCGGCAGTCGGTGGTGCGGCAGCAGCAGTCGTACACCGGCTCGGGGCACGTGCTCACGCTGTTCGACCACGAGGCGCGGATGCTCGCCTCCGACGGCGACCCTGCCGCCCTGGACGGGCTGGCCGAGATCAACTTCCGGCCCGGCGGGCTGTGGGCGGAAGCGGTGGTAGGCACCAACGGTCCGGGCACCGCCCTCGCCACCGGGCAGGCCACCCATATCGTGGGGGCCGAGCACTACTGCGAGCGGTGGCACCGCTGGCACTGCGCCGCCGTCCCCATCCGCGATCCCGCCACGGAGCGGATCGCCGGGGTGCTCGACATCAGCGGCTTCCGGGAGCAGGCCCACCCGCACACCCTCAACCTGGCCCAGGCGCTTGTGGTGGCCATCGAGCAGACGCTCGCCACCCGCGAGGTGGAGCGCCGCTTCCTCACGCTGCAGCACTTCACCAGCCTCACCGTCCGCTACCCCGGCGACCCGATCCTGGCGCTGGACCGCGGTGGACGGATCGTGGGCGCCACGCCCTCCCTCGCGCCGGCGCTGGCCGAGGCGCTCGCCGCCGAGGTGCGCCGGGCGGAACACCTCCCGCGCGAATCGGGGGTGCCGGTGCCGGTGGGTGACCGGGGCGCTGCGCTCTGGTTCCCGGTGCTGCAGGGCCGGACGATCGTCGGCGGCTGCCTGGTGCTGGCCGGCGGGGCGACGCTCGCGGGCAGCGAGGGGATTCCCTTCCGCCCCGGCGACGTGAAGGTGTACGCGCGGCGCTTCTTCGAGGCCGGCGCCCGCGACCTGGGGCGCCTGGCGGTGGAGGTGGAGCCGGCGGTCTACGACGCGCTGCAGGCCTACGACTGGCCCGGCAACGTGCGCGAGCTCAAGAACGTGATCCGCCGGGTGCTGCTCGCCACCACCCGCCAGGTGCGGCTGCACGACCTGCCCCGGAGCATTCGTGAGGCCTACGCCGGCAGCTGCGACGCGCCGAGCTCCGCGATCGACCGCGAGGACGCCCTGCTGATGGAGGTGGTGAACAGCTCCACCACCATGGCGGAGGCCGCCGCGCGGCTGGGCATCACCCGCAGCACCCTCTACCGGCGGATGGCCCGCTTCGGGCTCACGCCCACCCGCGTGGTGCGGCGACAGTAG